Proteins from a single region of Dyadobacter fanqingshengii:
- a CDS encoding DUF7133 domain-containing protein, with the protein MISRKHLQKPLILLAATTVVVVSCMKMSPQSSKTGATSKTNSTAVVIKEDAATGKAHAKEIRDKAVVKLADGLKLDLWASDSLAPDPVAISVDDMGRVYLNRTNRQKNSEFDIRGHQNWMTASIGLQTVEERRAFLRSTFAPEKSKENSWLKDLNGDGSHDWKDLAVEKDEVWRIEDTDNDGIADVSMRILDDFFEEVSDVAGGVLIRAHDAFVAIAPDLWRLTDTNNDGVLDQKTSISHGYGVHIGFGGHGMSNPIEGPDGKIYWNIGDIGANITTAEGVKHEHPNSGIIARSNPDGSDFEVFAHGLRNTHEFVFDEYGNLISSDNDGDHPGESERLVHVVEGSDAGWRSNWQYGKYTDPKNNSYKVWMDEKLYKPRWEGQAAYIIPPIQNFHNGPTGMQYNPGTALGSAWKNKFFLVEFVGNPARSPIWAFGLKPKGASFVLDGEKNILNGILPTGIRFGPDGALYVADWINGWDTKNYGRVWKLDVSDDKNDLKDLRAVTKRLMQLDYSKQTDEMLLSLLGNQDMRIRQKAQFELATRGAKGATVLSKAIAQTGNQLERIHGIWGMGQLARQDKSYANVLMTLLKDSDEEISVQAAKVLGDAKIAEAGPMLIPMLSSKNPRMQFFGAQALGRIADKQAVAPLIGMIKANNDEDVYLRHAAVLALSRIGEVESILALSSSPEKSLRIAAVLVLRRLRNEKVSLFLQDKDEYIVTEAARAINDDLSIPASLPALAALLKDKKFTSEPLLRRAINASLRVGTNEQLDNLIAFAQRKDVEKNVRTEALAALGTWASPSVMDRVDGRYRGVVTRDAALVKSKVQPVIADLLDDEDSETLIAAAQMVTNLGMSENNAALAKILSTHKNAKVRTAMLVALNTLKYADMETAMKLGMTDADADVRTAALGMAGSVNMSKEALTDISKSIFEKGSVREQQQMLRVLGTIPVAKTEGIFEDLIGKLTDKKLPQSLALDLSEAVDSTKSSTLIAKLAPLRTTGMTVADYQDALVGGNAQLGRRYFMTNSAAECVRCHSIGGQGGEVGPNLSNIGNVLSREQILQALIEPSARLSPGFGMVMLTLKDGTSAAGILSQESDHELVLKTSEAEPLKIATARIAKRENVPSSMPPMGTVMSKREIRDVVEFLSGLKSGK; encoded by the coding sequence ATGATTTCCAGAAAACATTTACAAAAACCATTAATTCTTCTTGCTGCGACCACTGTAGTGGTGGTTTCTTGTATGAAAATGTCGCCTCAGAGCTCGAAAACTGGCGCTACATCTAAAACCAACAGCACCGCAGTTGTCATTAAAGAGGATGCCGCTACGGGTAAGGCGCATGCCAAAGAGATCCGTGACAAAGCGGTTGTGAAACTGGCCGACGGCCTCAAACTTGATCTCTGGGCGTCTGATTCCCTGGCACCGGACCCGGTTGCTATTTCGGTGGATGATATGGGAAGGGTTTATTTAAATCGGACAAACCGTCAGAAAAACTCCGAATTCGACATTCGCGGACATCAGAACTGGATGACGGCCTCCATTGGTTTGCAAACCGTTGAAGAACGCCGCGCCTTTCTTCGCAGCACTTTTGCGCCCGAAAAAAGCAAGGAAAACAGCTGGTTGAAAGACCTTAATGGGGACGGAAGCCATGACTGGAAGGACCTGGCCGTTGAAAAAGACGAGGTCTGGCGCATTGAAGACACGGATAATGACGGCATTGCGGACGTTTCCATGCGCATTCTGGATGACTTTTTTGAAGAAGTTTCAGACGTAGCGGGTGGCGTGCTCATTCGCGCGCACGACGCATTTGTAGCCATTGCACCTGACTTGTGGCGTTTAACGGATACCAATAATGATGGGGTTTTAGACCAAAAAACATCTATCAGCCATGGATATGGCGTTCACATCGGTTTTGGCGGGCACGGCATGTCCAACCCGATCGAAGGACCGGATGGCAAGATCTACTGGAACATTGGTGACATTGGTGCCAACATTACCACAGCGGAAGGCGTAAAACATGAACATCCAAATTCAGGCATTATCGCCCGTTCCAATCCGGATGGAAGTGATTTTGAGGTTTTTGCGCATGGTTTGAGAAATACGCACGAATTTGTTTTTGACGAATACGGTAACCTGATCAGCTCAGATAACGATGGCGACCATCCGGGAGAAAGCGAAAGACTTGTGCACGTTGTGGAGGGTTCGGATGCTGGTTGGAGATCCAACTGGCAATATGGTAAATACACCGATCCTAAGAACAACAGTTACAAAGTTTGGATGGATGAAAAGCTTTACAAACCCCGATGGGAAGGTCAGGCGGCATACATTATCCCACCAATTCAGAATTTCCACAATGGACCAACCGGAATGCAATATAATCCCGGAACCGCATTGGGATCGGCTTGGAAAAACAAATTTTTCCTGGTTGAATTCGTTGGTAACCCCGCTCGTTCGCCAATCTGGGCTTTTGGATTAAAACCAAAGGGTGCTTCATTCGTTTTGGATGGCGAGAAAAATATCCTGAACGGAATCCTGCCAACAGGCATCCGCTTTGGGCCGGACGGCGCATTGTACGTGGCTGACTGGATCAATGGTTGGGATACAAAAAATTATGGCAGAGTTTGGAAACTGGATGTTTCGGATGACAAAAATGACCTGAAAGACCTGCGGGCCGTTACCAAACGCCTGATGCAGCTGGATTATTCGAAGCAAACAGACGAAATGCTTTTGTCGTTACTGGGAAATCAGGATATGCGGATCCGTCAGAAAGCGCAATTCGAATTGGCGACACGCGGTGCAAAAGGCGCAACGGTTTTGAGCAAAGCCATTGCGCAAACGGGCAATCAGCTCGAAAGAATTCATGGCATTTGGGGAATGGGACAGCTGGCTCGCCAGGACAAATCCTATGCGAATGTTTTAATGACACTACTCAAAGATTCGGATGAGGAGATTTCTGTGCAGGCTGCGAAGGTGCTTGGCGATGCAAAAATTGCCGAAGCAGGCCCGATGCTGATCCCTATGCTTTCATCAAAAAATCCCAGAATGCAGTTCTTTGGCGCGCAAGCGCTTGGTCGCATTGCTGATAAACAGGCAGTTGCGCCGCTTATCGGCATGATTAAGGCAAATAATGATGAAGATGTTTATCTAAGACACGCAGCCGTGCTTGCATTGTCGCGCATTGGCGAGGTGGAGTCCATCTTAGCATTATCTTCCAGCCCTGAAAAGTCGCTCAGAATTGCAGCAGTGCTTGTTTTAAGAAGATTGCGAAATGAAAAAGTGAGCCTGTTCTTGCAAGATAAAGATGAATATATTGTAACAGAAGCCGCGCGTGCCATTAATGATGACTTGTCTATCCCGGCTTCTCTGCCTGCATTAGCTGCGCTTTTGAAGGACAAAAAATTCACTTCCGAACCATTGTTAAGAAGGGCCATCAATGCTTCGTTACGCGTAGGCACCAACGAACAATTGGATAACCTGATCGCTTTTGCTCAGAGGAAAGATGTCGAGAAAAACGTGCGTACGGAAGCTTTGGCCGCATTGGGAACGTGGGCAAGTCCATCTGTAATGGATCGCGTGGACGGACGTTACAGAGGCGTTGTTACGCGCGATGCTGCGCTTGTCAAGTCCAAAGTTCAACCTGTTATCGCCGATTTGCTTGATGATGAAGATTCCGAGACATTAATCGCGGCGGCTCAGATGGTTACAAACCTGGGCATGTCCGAAAACAATGCTGCTTTGGCCAAGATACTGAGCACGCATAAAAATGCGAAAGTGCGCACCGCAATGCTTGTGGCGCTGAACACTTTGAAATATGCGGATATGGAAACGGCAATGAAGCTGGGTATGACCGATGCTGACGCGGACGTCCGTACAGCAGCACTGGGAATGGCAGGAAGCGTAAATATGTCGAAAGAAGCATTGACAGACATATCTAAAAGTATTTTTGAAAAAGGCAGTGTGCGGGAACAACAGCAAATGCTGCGTGTGCTCGGAACGATCCCGGTTGCTAAAACGGAAGGGATTTTTGAAGACCTGATTGGTAAATTGACTGACAAGAAATTGCCGCAGAGCCTTGCACTGGATCTTTCGGAAGCAGTGGATTCTACCAAATCCAGCACGCTGATCGCCAAATTGGCTCCGCTTAGAACAACCGGAATGACCGTTGCTGATTATCAGGACGCACTTGTTGGTGGAAATGCACAATTAGGCCGCAGATATTTTATGACCAATTCAGCAGCTGAATGTGTGCGTTGCCATTCCATTGGCGGGCAGGGCGGAGAAGTTGGGCCTAACCTGTCCAACATTGGCAATGTGCTTTCAAGAGAACAAATATTGCAGGCGCTGATCGAGCCGAGTGCGCGTCTTTCGCCAGGATTCGGAATGGTAATGCTTACATTGAAAGACGGCACATCCGCTGCGGGAATCCTTTCCCAGGAAAGCGATCATGAATTGGTGTTGAAAACCTCAGAAGCCGAACCATTAAAAATCGCAACGGCCAGGATCGCCAAACGCGAAAACGTCCCTTCCAGCATGCCTCCAATGGGCACTGTCATGTCCAAAAGAGAGATCAGGGATGTAGTTGAGTTTCTGTCAGGGCTGAAAAGCGGGAAATGA
- a CDS encoding DUF433 domain-containing protein, with protein MTTYLTERIAVNPDICNGRPVIRGMRITVQTILEFLFAGTSREELLHQYPGLENEDIDACYQFAIEMMNRNYFIKEIKHVA; from the coding sequence ATGACAACTTACCTGACAGAGAGAATTGCAGTAAATCCTGATATATGTAATGGGCGGCCAGTAATTCGCGGCATGAGAATTACTGTCCAGACTATTTTGGAATTTTTGTTCGCTGGCACAAGTCGGGAAGAGTTACTACATCAATATCCCGGCCTGGAAAATGAGGATATAGACGCCTGTTATCAATTTGCAATTGAAATGATGAACCGTAATTACTTCATCAAAGAGATAAAACATGTCGCCTAA
- a CDS encoding DUF5615 family PIN-like protein: MSPKYLIDVNLPYYFSLWNNKNYVHQLDIERTAVDSDIWANAKEKQMTIISKDADFSNRILVSSPPPRIIHFRTGNMSMKNFHILVSEIWEDVLKLSDEYKLVVIFNDKIEAFN, translated from the coding sequence ATGTCGCCTAAGTATTTAATCGACGTAAACTTGCCCTACTATTTTTCTCTCTGGAATAACAAAAATTACGTACATCAGCTTGACATTGAACGAACCGCTGTTGATTCGGACATCTGGGCGAATGCGAAAGAAAAGCAGATGACCATTATTTCCAAAGATGCTGATTTTTCAAATCGCATCCTCGTATCCTCTCCTCCTCCAAGAATCATACATTTTCGAACGGGAAACATGTCGATGAAAAATTTTCATATCCTGGTTTCCGAGATCTGGGAAGACGTTCTGAAACTAAGTGACGAATACAAATTAGTCGTCATATTTAACGATAAAATTGAGGCCTTTAATTAA
- a CDS encoding DUF6984 family protein, with protein sequence MSNIRPIRQNEIDLIHFLLLQLNLNPSDYPVSDEVDEYEGGKMGSISLGGNVDAYDGDLIQAEYVDSDGTPVVITLTRDNQNHLLDLDFWKVDFSKLIDYPRPDQLIFTKTAD encoded by the coding sequence ATGAGCAACATCAGGCCCATCAGGCAGAACGAAATTGACCTGATCCATTTCCTGCTTTTACAATTGAACCTCAATCCAAGCGACTATCCCGTTAGCGATGAAGTGGACGAATACGAGGGCGGAAAAATGGGCAGCATCAGTCTCGGAGGCAATGTGGACGCGTACGACGGCGACCTGATCCAGGCAGAATACGTAGATAGTGACGGAACGCCGGTTGTCATCACGCTCACCAGGGATAATCAAAACCATCTGCTTGACCTCGACTTTTGGAAAGTGGATTTCTCAAAACTAATCGATTATCCCCGACCGGATCAGCTCATATTTACCAAAACAGCAGATTGA
- a CDS encoding MFS transporter — translation MNVITPAQPKISAVLTLPVIVASLGYFVDVYDLLLFNIVRVPSLKDLGLSEEEISRIGANIYNWQQAGLLIGGFMWGILGDKLGRRSVLFGSIFTYSLANIACGFANNVEIYSFLRFVAGLGLAGELGAGITLIAEILPKELRGYGASLMASVGLAGAIAAFFAVKLTDWRIAYFIGGGMGLILLVLRINVLESLIFNKSIEKRGNKPVPWWTIFTSWSRFVRYIRCMGIGLPTYMVIGIYATFGNEFAKALGITADVQAASCVLYTYIGVVTGDFFSGILSQWLRSRRKAILLMMSMTLAGVVWLLYGGIQSTTVLYACYVWLGFSIGYIAMFLTTTAEQFGTNLRATVTTSVANNVRATVLITLPIFQLLKPGWGVLSSGAIVGAVCFGLALLSLWKMEETYGKELDYEEA, via the coding sequence ATGAATGTTATCACTCCTGCTCAACCTAAAATAAGTGCCGTTCTTACGCTTCCCGTTATCGTTGCCTCGCTGGGTTACTTTGTGGACGTTTATGATTTGCTATTATTCAACATTGTCCGTGTCCCCAGCCTGAAAGATCTCGGTTTGTCCGAAGAAGAGATTTCCCGCATAGGGGCCAATATTTACAACTGGCAGCAAGCAGGCCTGCTCATTGGCGGCTTCATGTGGGGCATATTAGGCGATAAGCTGGGCCGCCGGTCTGTTCTGTTTGGCTCTATATTCACCTATTCACTGGCCAACATTGCCTGTGGTTTTGCCAATAATGTTGAAATATATTCATTTTTGAGGTTTGTTGCCGGATTAGGCCTTGCAGGTGAACTGGGTGCAGGCATCACACTTATTGCTGAAATTTTGCCAAAAGAATTACGTGGTTATGGCGCTTCTTTGATGGCCAGCGTCGGTCTGGCTGGTGCCATTGCAGCCTTTTTCGCCGTTAAGCTCACAGACTGGCGGATTGCTTACTTCATAGGAGGCGGAATGGGCTTGATCTTGCTGGTTTTGAGGATCAATGTTTTGGAATCACTAATTTTTAATAAAAGCATTGAAAAACGAGGGAATAAGCCCGTGCCGTGGTGGACGATTTTTACAAGCTGGTCGCGGTTTGTGCGTTATATCCGTTGCATGGGCATTGGATTGCCTACTTATATGGTCATTGGGATATACGCCACTTTCGGAAACGAATTTGCCAAAGCGCTGGGAATTACAGCCGACGTTCAGGCAGCATCGTGCGTGCTTTACACCTACATTGGCGTGGTTACCGGCGACTTTTTCAGTGGGATTTTAAGTCAATGGCTGCGATCCAGACGGAAAGCGATCCTGCTAATGATGTCGATGACGCTTGCTGGGGTGGTGTGGCTGCTTTATGGTGGCATTCAATCGACTACTGTGCTCTACGCTTGTTATGTATGGCTCGGATTTTCAATTGGCTACATTGCTATGTTCCTGACGACAACAGCTGAACAGTTTGGAACGAACTTGCGGGCAACGGTTACCACTTCCGTAGCCAACAATGTGCGGGCAACGGTTCTGATCACATTGCCAATCTTCCAACTTTTGAAGCCAGGCTGGGGCGTTTTGAGTTCAGGCGCAATTGTCGGTGCTGTTTGTTTTGGGCTTGCATTGCTTTCCTTATGGAAGATGGAAGAAACTTATGGAAAGGAATTGGATTACGAAGAAGCTTGA
- the arfB gene encoding alternative ribosome rescue aminoacyl-tRNA hydrolase ArfB, with translation MINPEILHNELVFQTARSGGKGGQNVNKVETKVELRFDIKNSQQLTDEQKQTLIDKLANKLTNDQILVMYHQTERSQLANKEKIITKFNDLIKKAFTVQKNRRATRPTLASKLDRLQTKQRNSNIKSLRKKTFED, from the coding sequence ATGATCAACCCTGAAATTCTTCATAACGAATTGGTCTTTCAAACTGCGCGCAGCGGCGGAAAAGGAGGGCAAAATGTGAATAAAGTCGAAACAAAAGTGGAGCTGCGATTTGATATAAAAAATTCGCAGCAACTCACTGACGAGCAAAAGCAAACATTGATCGACAAGCTCGCTAACAAGCTGACAAATGATCAGATACTGGTTATGTATCACCAAACGGAACGCTCCCAGCTGGCCAATAAGGAAAAGATCATTACCAAGTTTAATGATTTGATCAAAAAGGCATTTACAGTTCAAAAAAACCGTAGGGCGACGCGGCCAACCCTTGCTTCAAAACTGGATAGGTTGCAAACGAAGCAACGGAATTCCAACATTAAATCACTGCGTAAAAAGACCTTTGAAGACTAG
- a CDS encoding DUF6600 domain-containing protein produces MNIMRKLRILGLILLTLGGVSTFTKTQAQPGVNISFQTFYEELSPYGRWIRTPQYGSVWVPDAPQGFQPYSTAGYWEVTEYGNTWVSDYDWGWAPFHYGRWSFDDYNGWFWIPGYEWGPAWVNWRSGGGYYGWAPLGPGMQVNISVNLPSFWWVFVPQRYISSPRWFDYCAPRNRVSHYYGRTTIINNYYYNNNRTYAYGPRRDEIERVTRRSVYVREIDSRNRGRVVVAGNSRGNDRYDNSRGSNERNSRNNESNRRGSTIDVGSDRSSRGNGGNPGYEANRRDNNSRSNREYEAPTRAERAPERNVPNYGSERNSRSERSSEPVNPGRNREAYETPAPRQSRSERGSYEAPAQRESRPDRGSYEAPAQRESRSQRGSNEAPAQRESRSERGSVDRGSSESRSSAPNERSSGGSERGSRGGGGSSERSSRGPR; encoded by the coding sequence ATGAACATCATGCGAAAACTTCGGATACTGGGCCTGATCTTGCTCACGCTTGGCGGTGTTTCCACATTCACCAAGACGCAGGCTCAGCCCGGGGTTAACATTTCATTTCAAACATTTTACGAAGAATTATCCCCTTACGGAAGGTGGATCCGCACGCCGCAATATGGCTCCGTCTGGGTGCCTGACGCGCCGCAAGGTTTCCAACCCTACTCCACCGCGGGATATTGGGAAGTGACCGAATACGGCAACACCTGGGTTTCGGATTACGACTGGGGCTGGGCGCCGTTTCACTATGGCCGCTGGTCTTTCGATGACTATAATGGCTGGTTTTGGATCCCCGGTTACGAATGGGGACCGGCTTGGGTAAACTGGCGTTCGGGTGGCGGATATTATGGCTGGGCACCGCTCGGTCCTGGTATGCAAGTGAACATTTCGGTTAATCTCCCGTCTTTCTGGTGGGTTTTCGTGCCGCAGCGTTACATTTCAAGCCCACGTTGGTTCGATTACTGTGCTCCTCGTAACCGCGTTTCGCATTATTATGGCAGAACCACGATCATTAACAATTACTATTATAACAACAACCGGACCTATGCTTATGGCCCGAGACGTGACGAAATTGAGCGTGTAACAAGAAGAAGCGTTTACGTTCGAGAGATTGATTCAAGAAACCGAGGCAGAGTGGTTGTTGCCGGAAACAGCCGTGGAAATGACAGATATGACAATAGCCGCGGTTCCAATGAACGCAACAGCAGAAATAACGAATCCAATCGCCGGGGCTCAACGATTGACGTAGGATCGGACCGCAGCAGCAGAGGCAATGGTGGAAACCCGGGTTATGAGGCTAACCGCCGTGACAACAACAGTCGCAGCAACCGGGAATATGAAGCGCCAACCCGTGCAGAACGTGCTCCGGAACGCAACGTCCCAAACTACGGCTCAGAAAGAAACAGCAGATCAGAACGTAGCAGCGAACCGGTGAATCCTGGCCGGAACAGAGAAGCATATGAAACGCCTGCGCCAAGACAAAGCCGCTCAGAAAGAGGTTCCTATGAAGCGCCTGCACAACGCGAAAGCCGCCCTGACAGAGGTTCCTATGAGGCACCTGCGCAACGGGAAAGCCGTTCACAAAGAGGATCCAACGAAGCGCCTGCACAACGCGAAAGCCGTTCGGAACGCGGTTCTGTGGATAGAGGTTCTTCCGAATCAAGAAGCAGCGCTCCTAATGAACGTTCCTCTGGAGGTTCTGAAAGAGGATCAAGAGGTGGCGGCGGAAGCTCGGAAAGAAGCAGCAGGGGGCCAAGATAA
- a CDS encoding GntR family transcriptional regulator, with product MEIQFDIEFKESAPKYMQIIKSLLQAISKGKLKRGDKIPSINQLSEEYLLSRDTVEKAYKHLIKDGVLISVRGKGYFINRVDIETSVRILLVFNKISNYKKQIYNAFVENVGRNVNVDLHIHHSNANIFKNLIKNSLGEYDYYVIMPHFYEKAEEAIETLKMIPPEKLILLDKDIELNSKKHSSVFQNFEKDIVSALNEAVDLLKVYKKLILIFPTIIRYPKEIIKGFRIFCIQHEFEHEIMYDFHENSIAVKDTAYVVIEENDLVNLIKKCREQQLTIGKDIGIISYNETPLKEILLDGITTISTDHEQMGKTAAELITENRRAIVKNPFTLIRRKSL from the coding sequence ATGGAAATACAATTCGACATTGAGTTTAAGGAAAGTGCGCCAAAATACATGCAGATAATCAAGTCGCTTTTGCAGGCGATTAGTAAGGGGAAACTGAAACGCGGCGATAAAATTCCTTCTATCAATCAGTTAAGTGAAGAATATTTACTTTCCCGGGACACTGTTGAAAAGGCCTACAAGCATTTGATCAAGGATGGCGTATTGATATCTGTTCGGGGCAAAGGTTACTTTATCAACCGCGTCGACATTGAAACATCGGTGCGCATTCTGTTGGTTTTCAACAAAATAAGTAATTATAAAAAGCAGATATATAATGCTTTCGTGGAGAATGTTGGCCGCAATGTAAATGTTGATCTGCACATTCATCATTCCAATGCCAATATTTTCAAGAATTTGATCAAAAACAGCCTGGGGGAATACGATTATTATGTGATCATGCCGCACTTCTACGAAAAAGCGGAAGAGGCAATTGAAACATTGAAAATGATCCCGCCGGAGAAGCTGATTTTACTGGATAAGGACATTGAGCTGAACAGTAAAAAGCATTCATCCGTCTTCCAGAATTTCGAAAAAGACATTGTTTCTGCTCTAAATGAGGCAGTTGACCTGCTCAAAGTTTACAAAAAGCTGATCCTTATTTTCCCGACCATTATCCGCTATCCCAAAGAAATCATCAAGGGCTTCCGGATCTTTTGCATTCAACATGAGTTCGAACACGAAATCATGTACGACTTTCACGAAAACAGCATCGCCGTGAAGGACACCGCTTATGTGGTGATCGAAGAAAATGATCTGGTGAATCTGATCAAAAAATGCCGCGAGCAGCAGCTGACGATTGGCAAAGACATTGGTATTATATCCTACAACGAAACGCCATTAAAGGAGATCCTGCTGGACGGCATCACGACCATTTCCACGGATCACGAGCAAATGGGAAAGACGGCCGCGGAGTTGATAACGGAGAATAGAAGGGCTATTGTAAAGAATCCGTTTACGTTGATTAGGAGGAAATCATTATAA
- a CDS encoding aminotransferase class III-fold pyridoxal phosphate-dependent enzyme produces the protein MVKPKIIIVTQARVNSTRFPQKILKEINGETLLSIHLDRLKNSKIAQGVIVATTHEDKVEEIIKIAVAAGVGVYQGSTEDVLDRFYQSVKDELPDYVVRVTSDCPLIDPQLIDEVITLMIDSKVDYVANVIVESFPDGQDVEVFSFHALQTAWNKAVLTSDREHVTSFIRNNSNDNGQQLFTSKNLLSSKDYSSLRMTVDEPRDFTLIEKLVKDLGKTKTWIEYGNYIIENGLNDINDNIIRNEGYLKSLKANKMNNGTGQKLYEKAKTLIPGGTMLLSKRPEMFLPDNWPSYYSKAQGCKVWDLDGKEYIDMSIMGIGTNTLGYGNEEIDSVVMNVVRTGNMSTFNCPEEVYLAEKLVDLNPWASMVRFARTGGEANSIAIRIARAASGRDKVAICGYHGWHDWYLSANHNDSDSLSGHLIPGLDPTGVPKNLKDTVFPFQYNNFEELLHIVENNEIGVIKMEVVRNFGPENNFLQKVRDLATSRGIVLVFDECTSGFRETFGGIYQKFGVEPDIAMYGKTIGNGYALTAVVGRREVMEAAQKTFISSTFWTERIGPAAALKTLEVMEKMRSWEIITAQGKKMQDGWKQLADEHRLAISVSGIPALSTYSFNSSSALEYKTFITQEMLKKGFLASTNCYACTEHTDEYIDQYFNSLDGVYKVIAECEHEGRDITNLLEGPVCHSGFKRLN, from the coding sequence ATGGTAAAACCTAAAATAATTATAGTAACACAGGCCCGTGTTAATAGCACGCGCTTTCCTCAGAAGATACTTAAAGAAATTAATGGCGAAACGCTTCTTTCGATACATTTAGACCGTCTCAAAAATTCTAAAATAGCTCAGGGTGTTATTGTGGCAACAACACATGAGGATAAGGTGGAAGAGATCATCAAAATTGCCGTGGCTGCGGGTGTTGGCGTTTACCAAGGTTCTACAGAGGATGTACTCGACCGCTTCTATCAATCAGTTAAGGATGAATTACCCGATTACGTTGTAAGAGTAACATCGGACTGTCCGCTTATAGACCCGCAGCTGATAGATGAGGTGATCACCCTCATGATCGATAGTAAGGTGGACTATGTCGCGAATGTCATTGTGGAGAGTTTTCCAGACGGCCAGGATGTTGAAGTATTCAGCTTTCATGCGCTTCAAACGGCCTGGAATAAAGCAGTATTGACATCGGATCGGGAACATGTGACGTCATTTATAAGAAATAATTCAAATGATAATGGCCAGCAGCTATTTACATCTAAAAATCTGTTGTCATCAAAGGATTATTCCAGCCTAAGAATGACTGTTGATGAGCCTCGTGATTTCACTTTGATTGAAAAACTTGTAAAAGATTTAGGCAAAACAAAAACCTGGATAGAATATGGAAACTACATTATTGAAAACGGTCTAAATGATATAAATGACAACATTATCCGTAACGAAGGTTATTTAAAGTCTCTAAAAGCGAATAAGATGAACAACGGCACAGGTCAAAAATTATATGAAAAAGCAAAAACGCTGATACCCGGGGGCACAATGTTGCTTTCCAAGCGCCCGGAAATGTTCTTGCCAGACAACTGGCCATCTTATTACTCAAAGGCACAAGGTTGCAAAGTATGGGATCTGGATGGGAAGGAATATATCGACATGTCTATCATGGGTATAGGTACGAATACGTTGGGATATGGAAACGAAGAGATTGATTCCGTAGTGATGAATGTAGTGCGAACGGGTAACATGAGCACTTTTAACTGCCCGGAAGAGGTTTACTTGGCTGAAAAACTTGTGGATTTAAATCCTTGGGCAAGTATGGTGCGATTTGCAAGAACCGGTGGCGAAGCTAATTCCATAGCGATCAGAATTGCCAGAGCAGCATCGGGTAGGGACAAAGTTGCTATCTGTGGCTATCATGGTTGGCATGACTGGTATTTATCAGCGAACCATAATGATAGTGACAGTTTATCCGGTCACCTCATACCAGGGCTGGATCCTACGGGTGTACCTAAAAATTTAAAAGATACGGTTTTCCCTTTCCAGTACAACAATTTTGAGGAGCTTCTACATATTGTTGAAAACAACGAAATTGGTGTGATCAAGATGGAAGTGGTAAGGAACTTTGGACCTGAAAATAACTTTCTTCAAAAAGTACGGGATCTTGCCACTAGCCGAGGAATAGTACTGGTGTTTGATGAGTGCACGTCCGGGTTTAGAGAAACTTTTGGTGGTATTTATCAGAAATTCGGTGTTGAGCCGGACATAGCCATGTATGGCAAGACCATTGGAAACGGGTATGCGCTTACTGCTGTTGTAGGCAGGAGGGAAGTCATGGAAGCTGCTCAGAAAACTTTTATTAGCAGCACTTTCTGGACAGAAAGAATCGGTCCCGCGGCGGCCTTGAAAACGCTGGAAGTTATGGAGAAGATGAGATCATGGGAAATTATTACAGCTCAGGGAAAAAAGATGCAGGATGGTTGGAAACAGCTTGCAGATGAGCATAGGCTTGCAATTAGCGTTTCAGGTATTCCCGCATTGAGTACTTATTCTTTTAACAGTAGTTCAGCTCTGGAATATAAAACATTTATAACTCAGGAGATGCTTAAAAAAGGATTTTTAGCGAGTACTAATTGCTACGCCTGTACAGAGCATACAGACGAGTATATCGATCAATATTTCAATTCACTTGATGGTGTTTATAAAGTGATTGCCGAGTGTGAGCATGAGGGTCGTGATATAACAAATTTATTAGAGGGACCAGTCTGCCATTCAGGTTTTAAGCGCCTCAATTAA